Part of the Deinococcus misasensis DSM 22328 genome, AAACCATGAAACATTGAACAGGTGAATTCAAAATGGGAGGGTTTTGAACTGGATGAGCAAAATAAATCAGGATTTCTGACAGTACAGCACGGCATTTTTCTGGATAATGGTCCCATCTCAAACAGAAGTTTCCAAATCACTTCTGGAAAGGAGATCAAGATGAGCGAACCGAATTATCAACCTGAAAATCACCATGACACCGACAAGCACATCAAACAAGAACAAAATCCTCAAGGTGACACCGGCAAGGTCCAAAAAGACCACCGTGGCGGTGGTGAAGGTGGCTCCAAGGGCGGCAATGTTGGACCCAACACTGGAATCGGTGGTGGTCAAGGCACCGATGGTGGTGTCGGAACCAATGGAAGCCGACAGGGAAGCTAGACCCTAAATCTTCATATACTTATCCCAGGAAATCAGAAAGAAGTCCTCTCCCGCGCGAAGGAGAGGGCTTCTTTCTTTGCTTTTTTGAACCCTCTGGCGCATCATCAGAGAAAAGGTTCGGAGGACAGGGGTGCAGATTCTTGGGAACAGTGGGCATGCGCTGATATGGGGTCTTGGTTGGCCCGAGTCCTGCCCTGTTTCCAGAGAGGTTTCCCCGAGGCAGTTCTACCCCGTGATTCGCAAAAGTCCAGCGCCTCCTCATGCCTTCGAAGTGGTGCCCATGCGTTGGGGATTGGTGCCCCACTGGTGCCTGACCCGAGAAGACCTTGAAAAATACAGCTCAAAGACCTTCAATGCCAGAGCCGAAACCGCCCACGAGAAACCCACTTTTCGGGACAGTTTCTGGCGGCGAAGATGCCTGATCCAGATTGCAGGTTTTCTGGAATGGCGCACCATCGAAAAATGCCGTGAAAAGCATCTGGTGCTCAGCAGCAACGCTGGCCCTTTGATTCTGGCTGGACTCTGGGACCGGGCATGCATTGAAGGCAAAGTGCTGGAGTCTTTCACGGTGCTGACCTGCCCTCCCAATGCTTTGCTGGACGATATCCACCAGAGGATGCCCGTCATTCTGGGCCAGAAAGCGGCCAGAGACTGGCTGGAACACCAAGGAAGCCCTGCTGACCTGTTGCGCCCCTGCCCTTCGCACTGGCTGGAAATCGTGCCAGCCAATGAAGGAAAAAACTCAGGTTTTGATCTCGGGGAGGATTGATGATTCATCTTATGGTGTGTAATCATGCGACAAGATTTGTCGTGCGCGACAAATTATAAGTGATTTGCGCTTAAAAATTGTAAGATTTAATTACATGATTGTGATAGCTTGAAGGCATGAAGAAAACGCTCATGATGTTCTCTATGGTGGGAATTTTGCTTGCGTCTTGCGCACCAACATACAATCCTTCAACCATCAGCGATGATTTGTTGACATGCGATGAAATCCGGACTGAGATCGCACGTGCAGAAAGCATCAGAAATGAAGCTCAGGGAAACAAAGGATTCAGCGCACAGAACATAGGTTGGGCTTTGTTGTTTTGGCCTGCCATCTTTTTGAACGAGTCCAACAACAGTCAAGTGATTGCCAAGGCAGACAGCAGAATTCAAACCCTGCAAGTGTATTACCGTCAAAAGAACTGTGCCCAGCAGAACAAGCCAGCAGATCAACCTGCGCAACAAAATCCAGACACCACTCCACCCACTCAACCCTGATTGCAGTTCAAAGGGGACCAGCAAAATGCTGGTCCCCTTATCAGAAAAACACAACAAAAAAAGAGAGCAACTCAAAGTTGCTCTCTTTTCGGAGTGTCTGGTTTTCACTCCATTTTGGTCGAGGCGGCGAGATTTGAACTCACGACCCCTACCACCCCAAGGTAGTGCGCTACCAGGCTGCGCTACGCCTCGACACGTGCCCATATGGGCAGAAAGAATATTACTTGAAAAGCGTAAAAGTTGCAACCCCCTGAGATGGCATAGGCCAGATGATAGAGCTGCAAAGGGCATCTGGTGGTCTGGAAATCTGCAGAAGGCAGAAAGCAGAAAGCAGAAGGCCAAAGATTTTATCTTTCTGACAGTGCTTTTTCTCTTGACAGTGGCATGATTCAGAGCAAACGCCTTGGCTGGATTGTTGCCTTCTGCCTTTGCCTTCTGCTTCTTGATTTGCCTGACCCTCCAGAGTGTGTTAAGATACCTGACGCATTGCTGGCGCAACGCAGCATTGGCTCTCGAATCAGGTCAGGACCGGAAGGTAGCAGCCTTAAGGGATGCCCAGTGGGTGCCGTTGCTCACCGGCAATGCTTTTTTTGTGTGCCTGCGGCCCGCCGAGGGCTGAGAGCCAAGGGCCGAGG contains:
- a CDS encoding SOS response-associated peptidase, with translation MQILGNSGHALIWGLGWPESCPVSREVSPRQFYPVIRKSPAPPHAFEVVPMRWGLVPHWCLTREDLEKYSSKTFNARAETAHEKPTFRDSFWRRRCLIQIAGFLEWRTIEKCREKHLVLSSNAGPLILAGLWDRACIEGKVLESFTVLTCPPNALLDDIHQRMPVILGQKAARDWLEHQGSPADLLRPCPSHWLEIVPANEGKNSGFDLGED